TCATAAAAGGGCGTGGATTCTAACGAAAAAACCCGCGCCAGGCGCGGGTTTCTTCTAAACGGGCTGCATGGCTTACAAGCGTTGCAGATCCCGCTGGGCCAACTGCGCAGCAGAAGTACCCGGATACTGAGCAACAACCTGCTGCAGAATGCCTTTGACCTTGTCGGTATGACCCAGTCGACGTTCTACGTCAGCCAACTTGTACAGCGAATCCGGTACCTTGGCGTGCTTGGGATACAGCTGGCTGACCTTGGCGAAAGCCTGGCCTGCCCCCTGCAGATCACCCTTTGCCAGGTTGACCTCACCCAACCAGTATTGGGCGTTGCCCGCGTACTGGCTGTTGGGGTACTTGCGCAGGAATGCGGTGAAGGCCTGGCTGGCCTTATCGAAGTCCTTGGCCTTGATCAGGTCGAAGGCTGCATCGTAATACAGTTTTTCCTTCGCCGGATCACCCGGTTCACTGCTGGCAGCCGGGGCCTGGCTCGCTGCCGCGGCCCCCGCTGCTGCGCCACCGGCGGCGGCACTGGGCGCGCCACCGGCAGAAGAATTATCAGGAGTAGCGGCAGGTGCAACACCGGCTCCAATACGTCGATCAAGATCCTGGTAACGCTCCAGGCCTTCTTGCTTAAGCTGGTTCACTTGATTCTGCAGAACTTCAATGGCGCCTTGTTGCTGGGCCAATTGATCCTGCATGCGTTGCAGCTGGTTGAACAGTTCGCCCTGTGCCGAAGGCGCGGCCGTAGCCGCCCCCCCAGCATAGGCGCCGTTCGTGCCATAACCCGCTGGCGGATAACTGCTGCCGCTATTGTTATAGCCAGAGTTGTTATCCGTTACAGGAACCGCAGCCCACACCGAAAGCGGTGCGAGGCTGAGAGCCAATACAGTTAAAGCACGACGGCACGTTCGCATGACGAATTACTTACGCAGTTCGACGCGACGGTTCTGAGCCCACGACTGTTCGTCGTTGCCAGTTGCAACTGGACGCTCTTTACCGTAGGAAACCAGTTCCAGTTGGCCTGGAGCAACACCTTGCAGTACCAGGTAGCGCTGAACGGCTTTCGCACGACGCTCGCCCAGTGCCATGTTGTACTCACGAGTACCACGGGCGTCAGTGTTACCTTCCAGAACAACGCGAGCGCCGTTAGCTTTCAGGTCCTTGGCGTGAACGTCCAGAGCGCGCATGGCTTCTGGCTTCAGGTCCGAACTGTCGTATTCGAAGTAGAAAGTGGTGATCGCGCGCAGAGCAGCTTCTTCGCTCAGGGAGCCGTCAACTGCACCAGTGTTAGCGCCGTAACCAGCGTTTGGATCAACAGCTGCGCCTTCACCGGCATTGTCGCCGCCTTTAGAGGAGCAACCAACGGCTACGGACAGAGCCAGAGCCAGAGCAGCAAACTTACCAAACTTCAGCATTTCCATCGTGAAACTCCTAATGAACCCCAGTGTGTTAAGTACTTCTTTTTGTAGCGCCGCGTCAGTTCAGGTAAGGGGACCAGGATGGTTCTCTGACTTCGCCTTGTGCGGTAGGAAGCGGGAGCCTTACGCGTCCATTAATGGACACGAGCATCAAGACTCCCCGGCCCTGCTGGCGGGTGGCGTAGATTACCATGGTGCCGTTGGGCGCAACAGTGGCTGACTCATCAAGGTTGGTATCTGTAAGGATTTTTACGGTTCCGCGCTGCAAATCCTGGGCCGCAACCCGGAAATTAGTGAAACCATCCTGACGGTGAATCATCACCAACGTCTTTTCATCGGCCGAAAGCTTGGGGTTGGCGTTGTAGTTACCGATAAAGGTCACACGTTCCGCACCGCCACCACCCACGCTGGCTTTATAGATTTGTGGCTTGCCGCCTCGGTCGGAGGTGAAGTAGATGGTCGAGCCATCCTTACCCCAGAACGGTTCGGTGTTGATGCCCGGGCCGCTGGTCACGCGAGTGAGTTGGCGCGATGCCATGTTCATCACGTAGATGTCCGGGTTACCGTCTTTGGACAACACGAATGCCAGGCGCGAACCATCGGGCGACCAGGCTGGCGCGCCGTTGAGGCCTTCGAAGTTGGTGATCTGCTCACGACGGCCAGTATCGATGTGCTGGACGAAGATACGCGGACGCTTCTGTTCGAACGACACGTAGGCAATGCGCTTGCCATCCGGCGCAAAACGCGGCGACAGAATCGGCTCGCGCGATTGCAGCAGGGTCACGGCGCGGGCGCCGTCATAGTCCGAGCGCTGCAGGGTATAACGGGTGTTGTCTACGGAGAAACGCTCAGCGGTGACGTACAGCATGCGTGTCGAGAACGCACCCTTGATACCGGTGAGTTTTTCAAACGACTGGTCCGAAATGTAGTGGGCCATGTCACGCAGTTGCTCGGCGGTACCCGAAACATTGCCGGTCAGGACCTGCTGCTCGGTGGCCACGTTGAACAAGGTGTAGGTGATTTGCAGGCGACCGCCGGCCGGCGTGATGTTGCCGACCATCAGGTACTGCGCACCCACCGCCTTCCAGTCACGGAACACGACTTCGCTGGCCTGGTTGGGCTGGCTGATCATGTTGCCTTTTGGAATCGGTGCGTAGTAGCCGGAGTTGCGCAGGTCGTCGCTGACGATCTGGGCCATGTCGTCCGGCAGCACGCTGCCGCCCTGCCAGCCGAACGGTACTACCGCGATCGGGGTGGCCCGATCGCTGCCGCTGGTAACCAGGATGTTCTTTTCATCCGCCGCCGCTATCCCTGCCATACAGCAAATAACGACAAGCATTCCTCGAAGAAGGTTTCTCACAAGGCTAGATCCTCAGGTGTGAATGTCATCTTGAATGAACGATAGGGAGCGAAGTCGCTTGGTTTCATTCCCTGCATCTCGGTCAACCGGCCAATATTCTTGACTGCGGCAACCGCCGAACTGTCGAACGAACCGTCACCACTGGACTTGGCCACGCTGACCGAAGTCACCGTGCCGTCCGGCAACATGCCGATCTGCAGCACTACTGTCATGCCTTTACGTGCCGAAGGTGGACGTGTCCAGCCTTCCGCTGCCCGAGCCCGGATCAGGTCATCGAAACTGCCCGCGACTTCATCGCCACGCTCATCGGCCAAGGCTTGCTGACGCTGCGGCGTGTCGGAAAGCAAATCTGCCAGGGCCTGGGCCTTTTTCTCTTCGGCGGATTTACGTGCTGCTTCCTGGGCCTTTTTCTTGGAGGCGTCGGCGGCAGCTTTCTTCTTCGCATCATCGGCGACTTTCTTCTTCGCCTCGTCTGCTTCAGCTTTTTTCTTGGCGTCTTCGGCGGCTTTCTTCTTCGCGTCTTCGACAATCTTCTTCTTGGCTTCCTCAGCGGCCTTTTTCTTGGCCTCTTCTTCGGCAGCTTTCTTGGCTTCTTCTTCGGATTTCTTCTTGGCTATATCAGCCAATTGTTTCTCTTCAGCCTTTTTGGCTTCGGCAGCTTTCTCGGACTTCTTGGCTTCATCAGCCTTTTTCGCCTCGTCAGCTTTCTTCGCCTCGTCAGCCTTTTTCGATTCCTCGGCCTTTTGAGCC
This region of Pseudomonas sp. MUP55 genomic DNA includes:
- the tolB gene encoding Tol-Pal system beta propeller repeat protein TolB; translation: MLVVICCMAGIAAADEKNILVTSGSDRATPIAVVPFGWQGGSVLPDDMAQIVSDDLRNSGYYAPIPKGNMISQPNQASEVVFRDWKAVGAQYLMVGNITPAGGRLQITYTLFNVATEQQVLTGNVSGTAEQLRDMAHYISDQSFEKLTGIKGAFSTRMLYVTAERFSVDNTRYTLQRSDYDGARAVTLLQSREPILSPRFAPDGKRIAYVSFEQKRPRIFVQHIDTGRREQITNFEGLNGAPAWSPDGSRLAFVLSKDGNPDIYVMNMASRQLTRVTSGPGINTEPFWGKDGSTIYFTSDRGGKPQIYKASVGGGGAERVTFIGNYNANPKLSADEKTLVMIHRQDGFTNFRVAAQDLQRGTVKILTDTNLDESATVAPNGTMVIYATRQQGRGVLMLVSINGRVRLPLPTAQGEVREPSWSPYLN
- the tolA gene encoding cell envelope integrity protein TolA, whose translation is MQQQREPSASESYFWPGVWAIALHVLVFGMLFVSFAMTPDLPPAKPIVQATLYQLKSKSQATTQTNQKIAGEAQKSAARQTEVEQMEQKKVEQEAVKAAAEQKKEEAAQKAEESKKADEAKKADEAKKADEAKKSEKAAEAKKAEEKQLADIAKKKSEEEAKKAAEEEAKKKAAEEAKKKIVEDAKKKAAEDAKKKAEADEAKKKVADDAKKKAAADASKKKAQEAARKSAEEKKAQALADLLSDTPQRQQALADERGDEVAGSFDDLIRARAAEGWTRPPSARKGMTVVLQIGMLPDGTVTSVSVAKSSGDGSFDSSAVAAVKNIGRLTEMQGMKPSDFAPYRSFKMTFTPEDLAL
- the ybgF gene encoding tol-pal system protein YbgF, which translates into the protein MRTCRRALTVLALSLAPLSVWAAVPVTDNNSGYNNSGSSYPPAGYGTNGAYAGGAATAAPSAQGELFNQLQRMQDQLAQQQGAIEVLQNQVNQLKQEGLERYQDLDRRIGAGVAPAATPDNSSAGGAPSAAAGGAAAGAAAASQAPAASSEPGDPAKEKLYYDAAFDLIKAKDFDKASQAFTAFLRKYPNSQYAGNAQYWLGEVNLAKGDLQGAGQAFAKVSQLYPKHAKVPDSLYKLADVERRLGHTDKVKGILQQVVAQYPGTSAAQLAQRDLQRL
- the pal gene encoding peptidoglycan-associated lipoprotein Pal, which gives rise to MEMLKFGKFAALALALSVAVGCSSKGGDNAGEGAAVDPNAGYGANTGAVDGSLSEEAALRAITTFYFEYDSSDLKPEAMRALDVHAKDLKANGARVVLEGNTDARGTREYNMALGERRAKAVQRYLVLQGVAPGQLELVSYGKERPVATGNDEQSWAQNRRVELRK